Proteins encoded in a region of the Devosia sp. RR2S18 genome:
- a CDS encoding DeoR/GlpR family DNA-binding transcription regulator, translated as MLSGRQRDILALIETEGAQYIEALAERYHLTTQTIRRDINALCDLGYARRFHGGVDVPVEARNISVNARAALNSTAKQRIARRIAEAIEPRSTVFMGIGSTVQFVAEALRGHEGLTIVTNNIDVALTLCEAPHIEVHLTGGLLRHNDRDVVGADVLRFFEKFYASYAVIGAGALHPANGVLDFSYSEAQITTALIDNSRAQFLAADASKWTRDASVRVVPFSRVSCLFTDRLPDDEIARTLKAAGTELVLCEEVPA; from the coding sequence ATGCTGTCAGGCAGGCAACGCGACATCCTGGCTCTCATCGAGACCGAAGGCGCTCAATACATTGAAGCTCTGGCGGAACGTTATCATTTAACTACGCAAACCATCCGGCGTGACATCAATGCCCTTTGCGATCTCGGCTATGCCCGGCGTTTCCATGGCGGGGTCGATGTGCCGGTCGAGGCGCGGAACATCTCGGTTAACGCTCGCGCGGCCCTCAACAGCACAGCCAAGCAGCGGATCGCCCGGCGCATTGCCGAGGCTATCGAACCCCGCTCGACCGTGTTCATGGGCATTGGCAGTACGGTGCAGTTCGTGGCCGAAGCGCTGCGCGGTCATGAGGGGCTGACGATCGTCACCAACAATATCGATGTGGCACTGACCCTGTGCGAAGCGCCCCATATCGAGGTGCACCTGACGGGCGGGCTTTTGCGCCACAATGACCGGGACGTGGTCGGCGCCGATGTGCTGCGCTTTTTCGAAAAGTTCTACGCTTCCTACGCAGTCATCGGGGCCGGAGCCCTCCACCCGGCTAATGGCGTGCTCGACTTCAGCTACAGCGAGGCCCAGATCACCACAGCTTTGATCGACAATTCCCGCGCGCAATTTCTGGCGGCTGACGCCAGCAAGTGGACGCGTGACGCCTCGGTGCGCGTGGTGCCGTTCAGCCGCGTCAGTTGCCTGTTTACCGATCGTCTACCCGATGACGAAATTGCGCGGACGCTCAAAGCAGCCGGCACCG